The region TCTAGTGTTTTCCCTCGACTCAAACTTTTAAAATTATAAGATGAACCACCATTAACTAAAGTTAAATGTAATCCAACCTGATTTATCTTCCCTTTACTCCACTCCATTGCCTGATTATAATGTGAAGTATTAGGCATTATTGTAGCAGATGAAATACGTTTTTTTTCAAGCAAATCAATGATAGCTGAGTTAACATCTGCGCATAATCCAAAATCATCAGCATTTATAATTAAATACTTCTTCATCTTAATCCCCTCTTTAAATCATTAATATACAGTACAGTATTTGGATTTATATATAGCAAAATTAAATTAAATTTATTACGAATTGTCAAAATAGGGCTTTTTAAAATTAAATATTTTTCTTCTTTAAAATATTTTCTAATTACATTTAAAAATTCAATTTGTTTTTTCTCATCATCCAGTTGGGATAAAACATACGTCATATGATCTAAACAAAAATAACTATAACAGGCAATCACCTGATTAATTAACTTAGGATATCTCTGTTTGATAAATTCAATTATCTCTTGCCACCCCATAAATGCCTGTAACCTCTTTTCATTATAGCGACTAGTTAGTATGCTTTCTTCTCTCTTCACATAAATATAGCCTTTAAAACTCTGATAGACTATCTTAGAAGCCTTTGAAAATAATAAGTATGTTGTCGATAAATCCTCATGTATTCTTCCCTCAGGAAATTGAATCCCTTCAAAGCAATGCATCTTAAATAACTTATTACATAATGAAAAACGATATAATATCCCCTTAAATAACTCAACCATTCCATGTTCATTGTCTAACTCGATTATTTGTTTTTCTTCCTCATTATACTGAATTTTTCCGTTTATTTCCCTAGCAAACTTACATACCGAAATATCAGCATTTCTATCCTTACACAAATTAAATAACGTTGAATACATCTCAGGATCAATATAATCATCAGGATCAACAAATCCAATATAATTCCCTCTTGCAGTATCTAATCCAGCATTTCTTGCAGAACTTACACCACCATTTTCCTTATGAATAACAACAATTCTTGAATCTAACGCTGCATAGCTATCACAAATTTCTCCACATTTATCTGGGGATCCATCATTAACTAATATCAATTCAAAATTTTTGAAACTTTGATTTAGGATACTATCGATACACTTTGGCAAATATGTTGCAACATTATATATTGGCACAATAATACTAATATCTATATTTGACATAACATCCCCCTATATCGCCATCAACTTCTCTCTTAAAATAGTTGACGATGTATTCTTTGTATATGGGAAGTACACCACATCAACGCCAATTCTTTTAAACTCTTTTTCGACCTCCATAAACAATGGTTTCCCTTTCCAATCATCGCCTACAAACATCACATCAAATTGCAATTTATGTTGAGCAGCTATCTTGTCTCGACTTTTTTGAGCCACAACTAAATCAACAAATTCAATCGATTGAACAATCTCAGCCCTCTCCTCGAACGGAATAATCGGTAACTTATGCTTATACCCCATCACTAACTCATCTGTACTAACCCCAACAATTAAATACTCACATTGTTCTTTAGCTCTTTTCAAAATGTTTAAATGCCCCACATGAAACATATCAAAAACCCCTGTCGTATACCCTACTTTATATTTTTTCACATGTTGTCCCTCCATAACAAACTTCACGAATTCTCTCTACCACTCTTTCGCAGCACCTTCCATCTTCAAAACTACCGACTTGATTTAAGAATCTAACCACTTCTTGTTCATAATTCTCCTGATTAAACTGATGAATTTCCTGGCTTAATTCCTGTTGATTAAAAACCGAGATAAATGGTAATGATAATAAATCAAAATATAAACCTCGATCATGACTTGTATACTCTTTGTAGTCACTCATATATAAAAAACAAGGTCGTTTGGTTAGAGCATAATCAAACATTAAAGATGAATAGTCAGAAATCAAAACATCTGATATGTACAATAATTCTTGAATATCTGGATAATCAGTCACATCTAAAACATTTGCTCCCTCAGTCAATTGTTTTGAAAAATTCATTAAATGCGGATGCAATTTAACTAAACAAACCCACTCTCCATCAAATCGTTCGTTTAAATCTGTCGTTAAATTTCCAAAATCTAACTGATAATAATCCAAACGAGGATTCTTTCTAAAAGTTGGGGCATACAAAACAATCTTAGTTTCGAGTGAAATTCCTAAATTATTTTTTATCTTCTCTAATAATGCAACATTATTCATAAAAAAAAGGTCGTTTCTTGGACTTCCTGCTTCAAAAATCTCACCTTTATACCAAAAAGCTCGATTAAAAATTTCCGTACTAACCTGGCATCCAGACAATAACAAATCAATCTTCGGAGAATCCATCTTGGCCATGTGAATATATTGTTTTGATAATGATTCTTCAACATCCTTTTCAATCTGCTTTAGTCTTAATGAACTATGCCAAGTTTGAATATAGTATTGATCCATTCTTTTCTTAAAATCGATTGTTGTTCTAAAATTAGTCACAATAACTTTAGCCGTTGCCAACTCATAAAAATATCTCAAACTTCTATTTCGAACAACCCTTACCCCTGTAATGTCTATTGGATTATTTAAACACCAAACAACATCAAATTCATTACCTGATGTATGATTAGTTATCCATTCCGATATATACTTTGGATTGCATCCATACTGACTTCCATAGTAACTTTCGAAAAAAATCTTATTCTGTTTGATAGGAAGAGCCTGACAAACATTAGTTAATATTTTATGGACACTATCTTTAACCTGATTTTTCATAACTTCCTATCCCCCAAAACTTATCTTCTTCAATTCCTTATAATCTTCAATAATCCCTATTTTTCTTAAACTATAGTTAATCAACCTTTCAACCTGTAACAGGTTTGGATTTATTAAGAATATTTTTAATTGCCAATATAACCGTCTATCATTTTTAATACTCTCGAATAGCGACTGTTGATTCATTCTTAAATAATCTTTTAATTTTGTTCGATAAACCTTCTCTCGGTCTTGTGTCTCATTCATTGATAATAAATTAAAATGAATCAACATTGATTGAACAATGATTTTATCTTGCTCGGATATTAAACTTGGATAATAATTAACGACAAACTCTTTTCGTTCTATTTGTCCTCTTATCAAATCTAAGTTTTTTATTCTATACTGGGCAACAATACTATCCATCCGTTGTCGATAAAAATATAAAGGTTGATGAATCAAAACATATTTTTCTATCCGAGCAAAAACTTGATGCATCCAAAAGATATCTTCAAACAAAACACCCTTTTCAAATGGAATGTCATGCAATAAAGAAGCTTTGAATAACTTTCCCCATGCAAAATTTTTAATTCTTTCATTTTGAATTAATTCTTTCATTGCCTCATGATGATTTAGCACGTAATATGGATCATTTTCATTAAACCAACGATTATCGTATTCTAGACATTCATCATAAGTATAATAAAAACCACACTGAACAATATCAGCAGCTTCTATTAAACTAACATTGACTAAGCTTTCTACAAAAGATTTATCAATCCAGTCATCACTATCAACGAATAAAACATACTCCCCAGTTATATAGCGCATACCATAATTACGCGCATCGGATAAGCCGCCATTTTCTTTATGAAAAATACGGATTCGTTTATCCACCTCTAAATAACTACTTATGATTTGACCACTTTGGTCTGTTGATCCATCATTAACTAAAATAATCTCAATATTTTGATAAGTTTGAGAAATAATGCTATCGATACATTTTCGTACATAATTTTCAACGTTATAGATTGGAACAACAATACTAACAACCGGTAGCTTCATAATAATTCTCACCTACATTAGTGCATATAATTTTTGTAACTCATAACTATTTCCGTAATTTGTTCTCTGTGTCATTAACTCTAATTTATTTTTTAACTCATAATTCGAATATAGCAATTTAATCCCATTTACTATTCCATTAATTGATAAATCTGTAATATATCCATCAACTCCATGCTCAAGTTGAGAATGAGCTGTATCATAATTCGTAATCAAAACAGCTTTTCCTAAAATTTTAGCCTCTGTTACTGTAACGGCTTTTCCCTCATATCTTGATGGTTGAACATAAAGATCAGCAGCCTTCATATAAGGATATGGATTAATTTTCTTTCCATGTAAAATAAAAGAATCCTCTAATCCATATTCTTTTATCAATGCTCTTAACATTTCTTCATCAGTACCATATCCAATAATATGCCATTTAATATCAGTTAACCCTTCATCATATAACTTTCTTAATGCTTTAATGGCATTATCATAACCTTTTGCATAACAAAGTCGACCAACTGAAACCAAATTAAAATCTTGTGAATTAAATCCTTTAATTTCTTCATTCACTTGATTTTTTATAAAATCCGGAGAAATAATATTTTCTACTAATGAAATCTTATTTTCTAAACTTGGATACTTTGATAAGAATGAAGCTGTTACATCTTCTGAAATTGAAATGATATGATTAAATCGATTCCAAACTTTTAAATCTCGCTTTATATCAGTCCTAATTTTAGAATAATCCGTATGAATCCAAGCTATTTTCTTTTTTGCTTTTACCTTATATGCAACATAATCATGTGGCCATAAAAAACTAATCGCGACATCATACTCTTGATCCAATGATTTTAAAAGTGGTAATGAATACTTCCACATATCCTGCATTTGAATCACACTTTCACCATCAGTCCCTTCTAATTTTGACTTTAAATTAGCCCCAATTCGAGATAAAGCTAAGAGAAAGTGCCCCTCTTTAATTAAATAAACCACTGGTTTTCTAAAAGAGGCTAATTGATTAATTTGTGGTAGTAGATTTATCTTATTAGTTAAGAAAGGAAAGAAATCTCCGCTATGATGATATAGTAATAAATCCACTTCAAATTGCTCATAGTCGAACTGTTCAAGCATACTAATTAAACTTCTTTCAACTCCACCAACTTCTAAATCATAAGAGGCAATTAAGATCTTCTTTTTCATGCAGATTCTCCCTTATAAATATTCATCAGATTCCCAACAACCTGTTCTTTTGTATACCCTTTTTCATAAAGTGCCGAAATCAATGACTGAGAATCATCTAATTTACTAGATGATCGATTTAATACTTGTTCACACCATAAATCTAAATTGTCTGTCAATCTTAATTGACTCATAAGTCCTAATCCTAAATCTGCCTCTGGTTGGATTGCCTCAGAAACAATACAAGGAACACCACACATCTGTGCCTCAAGTAAAACCAATCCTAATCCTTCAAATATTGACGGGAATAAAAACACATCAAAGCAATGTAATATCGTTGAAATATCTTCTCTGAGTCCTAAAAACAGAACATGATTTTCTAAATTCTTTTCCTTAACAAGAAACTCAATATCAGTCTTCAAAGATCCTTCCCCTACTAAAACTAAATACGCATTTGAATTAATCTGAACTATTTTTTCCATTAAATTAATCATAAAAATATGATTTTTTGCTTCTGTAAATCGTCCAATATGACCAATCACATACCTATTTTCTAAATGATATTGCTTCTTAAAACTACTAACTGCTGCTTTATCAATCATCATAAATTTCGAATAATCAATTAAATTAGGTAAATAAAGATATCTCTTATTCTCTCCAAACAAATACTTTCCTGCTTCTTGACTACACGATAACAAATTAGTTGATGAAAAATGAATGACCTGTCTCATTAGATTAATATAAGTACGCCTAATCACACTACTCTGATTATCTAATGTCGTATGAGCATGAGCGATTCTAACAGGTATCCCTGCTAACTTCCCAGCAAGATTAGCGATGCCACAGTGAAATAACGTATGTGAATGAATAACATCATATGGCCCATTCTCTTTAATAACTTTCATCAGCTGCTTAACCGAAGTCGTTTTATTAAGATGAAAAATGCGCCCACCTAACTTTAAAATTTCATCATCATAATAAGCTTTATTAGGACTGTAAGAAACAAAATCAAATTGTATCTCATTTCGATTAATCGAACGAAAAACATTCATTAGCATCGTTTCCGTTCCCCCCATATTCATCGCACCAACAACATGTAATACCCTCATTTTCCTCCCCCCCCCTAAAATAAACTAATAATACTCTTATACCCTGATCCTAATCCCTGTAACACCTGCTCATAATACATAAAAATAAAATAACAGACTAAAAATCCATAATATAATAATCGCTTCTGCTTTAAATTAGGCCATTTCATCAAAATATACGGCAGTAGTACAAACGAATAAGGTAGAAAATAATAACTTAACCTTGCAAAAATCCAATTATACATTGAGAAACATAAGATAATTCCATTAATTAAACACATATTGACAAATATTTTGCTTTCAGGCCACTCCTTCTCTAATTTATCTTTGAATAAATAGGCTCCTATGACAGGAAGCAATCCAATAAATGCACGAATAAAGCTCGATCCACCTTCATCAAACTCTGAATAATGTCCGTAGTTTGTATTTCCTAATATCTCAAAGATAATTGGCTCTAAAATATCATATAAGATTAATCCTACTCCTAAAAATCCAATCATCATCCATATTTTTTTAGACCATGGTTTCTCTTGTACAACAAAGTATAAAGGAATCATAATGAGTGCTGATTCATGAATACTACACAATAAAACAACAATTAAACAATATAGCCAAAACTTTTTTTTTATAATTAATGGTGTACAGGCAAATAAAATAGCCGCAGCCATCGCTTGCCGAATACCATTCATTGTTGTCAACCAATAACCAGATGTAATAAACATAAATAACTGTAACTCAAAATAATTATGGTAGCGATACATTGTAAAAACAGTACTAACATTAGTAATTAGAGCTGTAAAAAAAACTAAAAACTGAGGATTTGTAGAAATAGAAATTAAAATAAGCTGAAAAATAACAAAACCAATATCACGACCATCCTCTGGTAAAACAGGATTTTGAGCTAACAATTCATAGGTATGCTTATAAAAATACGTATCTCCAATCCCTGTTCTACTTCCCGCTACCCCAACGAAAATAGCAGTGATGACAAACACAAAAAAGTATTTTATGTACTTATATTTATTACTTGTCAGTCGTGTGATAAGACCTAAAATAAATGTTACGATTAATGTTGTGTAAAATACTTGCATGATAATTCCCCTTTAATTGGATGTCTTTTTTAAAATCACTCGATATAATCCATATCCTAGAGGACTAGCTAATGCAGTAAGGAACTTTTGTGGATTCTCATGAAAAATAGATTTATTGTTAATTAGGCAACAACTCGAAACATAATGCACACACTCTTTAAATTTGTAACTTAATGAGGCCTGTGGATTCTTTAAATTCTCTAATCGATAAAAAGCAAAACCTTTTGGATTTTTACGATATTGATGCCACATGCTATTTGATGAACCGTCAGGTAGATATTCAACAATACATAATACCTCATTTAGTAACCCAAGCTTATGCGTTTGATCAATCTTATAATACTTGTAAGCCAATCCTACATATCGTTCTCCCTCAAATAAAGGATATGGGTAATCTCTAGTTAAATCTGTTCGATAGACGATTTTCTTATCTCCTCTAACACCATGTTTTTGATATAAATTAAATAAGGTTTCAGACTGGACTTCAACAGGTAACTTTGTTCCAATAATTGTTCCATCTTCAAAAGCATCTAATCCAACAAAGCCAGCTAATGAATCACTTCGATGCTGACTCCAATAGTTAACAATCTTTTCTACTGCATCTATTGGCATATAATCATCCGAATCAATGCAAACATTCAACTCAGTATCAATCAGCTCATAAGCTGTGTTATGTGCTCCATGCATGCCTTGATTTTCTTGATAATGATACGTAATATTCAACAAGCCTTCTGCCATCCACTGAGTCACTAACTCTTTTGTATCATCAGTTGACCCATCATCAATAATCAACCAGTTAAAACTTTGATTCGTTTGATATTTTAAACTCTCATAACATTTAGATAGCGTATAGGCCCGGTTATACGCCGGTGTAAAAACTGTTAATAATGGTTTCATCAATTATCCCCCTATCACTGCTACTTCATATAATGATTCTAATTTTTCTTGATAGCTGGCTATCCCATAATTCTCACAAACAAACTTATGACCTCTTCTGGATAATAAAGAACGTTTTCGAACTTGATTTTTAAGTTTAATCATTTCTTCTATGAATTGTTTATACTCTCCCTGATAAACTAATACGCCTCTATCATCTTTCAGTAATTCTCCGATACTACCAACATTCATGCTTACGACGGGTAATGAGTTAACCATTGCTTCTAAAATAACCATTGGCAAACCCTCATAAACCGAAGGAAGAAAGAAAACATCAATCAATTGATAAAATTGTTTAATATCTTCCTGAAAACCAGTAAAAATAAAGTACTCTTGCAAAGAATGTTCCTGAATTAACTGTTTAATCTCTCCCTCTTGTTCACCACTTCCCACAAGAAGGATTTTACAATCATTAAATCTTCCTTTAAAGTTCACAAATTCTTTTATGAAAGGAATCAATCCCTTAGCTTCCGTTAATCTTCCAATAAATCCGAATATAAAATCATTCTCTTGAATTCCATAAAAATTCTTAATTTTTTGAATATTAATTTGAGGAAGCTTTATTAAGTCTGTTGTATCAATAGCATTAGATAAAATATAGGAGCTATCTTCATCAAAATAATCAGAGTTTAATACATAGTGATCCTTAACTAATTCCCCGCACAAAATATTATAATCAACACGTGGTCTTAAATAAGAATCAATTTTTTTATTGAGATTATCCCCTATTAACCAAGGGTAACAACTATGGACGTGAGAAATAACTTTCACATCTAATCGATACAATCTTTTTGTTAAATACGCCGCTAACGTAGCCGTGTTATCATGAGCATGAATTAATTTAATTTGATGAACTTTTATCGTTTGCTTTAATTGGTGAAGCGTTAAAGGAAGTTTAGCTTTTGAAAAATTCATGCTATACGCTTGAATGCCTTCCTTTTCAAACACTTTCTTTAACACCTCTCCACCTGTCACAACAATCGGCTCATACTTTGTTAAATGCTTGCAAATTAACAGTGCCATCTTTTCAGCGCCACTTAACTGATTCATCGGTAAAATATGTAGTACTTTCTCCACCGTCATCCCCCTCTAAACTAAAATCTTTTTAAGCTCTCCGACCACTGACTCCACATTATATTTCTCAACCTCTTCTAACGCTCTAACGCCCATCACACTTACCAATTCAGCATTAGACATCAGTTTCTCAATACAATTAGCAGTAGTCACGGCATCTCCAACAGGTACTAAGAATCCAGTCTCTCCATCAATCACTAAATCACGAATCCCACGAATATTCGTTCCAATCACAGGTTTGCCACAAGCCATTAATTCCATGATATTTCGTGGCAATCCTTCACGATATGACAACAAAATTCCAATATCGCTAACCCCGATTAATTCTTTAATATCCGTTCGATAGCCAAGCATCTGAATACAGTCTGATAACCCGCGTTTCTCCACCTCAGCAACAACCTCAGCAAATAACGATCCTTCACCTGCACAAAGCACCTTAACCGATTTTCCTCTTTGCTTCAATAATTCAACCGCTTGAATCATCTGATGATGATTTTTATTTTTGTTCACCTCTGCAATCATCAAAATCACAAAGTCATCCTTCGCTAAATCATACTTGTATCGATTGAACTTCGCTTCATAATCACGTAACTGATAATCACTCACCGTAACGCCAACACCATTCACCTTATAAGTTGCTCGAACTCCGAGTCGTTTTCCACGCTCAAAATCCTCATCATTAATCGTAATCAACTGATCCGTAAACTTTGCCATCACCCACTCAATTGGATAATACATCAGCCACCCGGATAATGAGCCACCTTGATGAAAATGGAATCCATGCACCGTATAAACTGTTTTTAAAGTGTGATATTTGAGTTTTAACAATCTTCCATACAACGCGGCAATCGGAGTATGAACATGCACCGTTTCATACCTATTCTCTTTTTGTATCTTTGATAATTTCCTAAATGCTTTTAAATTCCTTAGATCAAGCGGATTTCTTGTAAATGGAAGATCATAAACTTCCACACCTCGATTAAGCAAGATATCATTCACTTCTTGATCAACACAACAGGCAATATCCACAAGGTATCCTTGATCAAGTAACATCATAATATGGGGAACTAAAAAAGCATTGACCGTTCGACTAACCGTTGTCACATACAATATTTTCTTCATCTTTTTTCCCCTAACCACTTTAGCAGGTACCCCCACCACAGTACAGTAACCATATGTACTCTTTAATACAACACTTCCAGCTCCAACCTTCGTTTGTGGGCCAATTTTTAATCCTTGAATAATTGTGGCTCCACTTCCAATAAAACACCCTTCTTCAAGAGTCACATGACCTGAAATATTACAATTCCATAAAATATCACAATAATCTTTAATCACACTATCATGCCCAATGCCTGTTGATGCACAAACAATGACGTGATCTCCCAACATCACATCAACTGTCATCATTACCTGCTGATAAATGATACATCCTTCTCCAATACTCATGAATGGATTTAAATCCACCTTCGGATGAATTAACTTCGCAAACTTCACCCATGGATAAAACTCTTTAATTTTCATGATGATTTTCTTTTTGACTGTATAATTAGCGATAGCACATACCACATAAATCGGCCCTTTATATTGCGTTAAAATATCTAATGGGCCAAGAACAGAGACCCCATTATATTCCGTTCCGACCGCTGTAAAATCATCAATGAAACCTAGTAAATCCCAAGTAGGATGAACACGATTAATTGCCTCAACAATTAGCGTTGCCTCGCGTCCAACACCACCTGCCCCAATAATCAACAGAGGTTTCATTTTATTCTCCCTTTCCCTTAGACGATTCTTCTCTTAAACTTCTCCATCGTGACTTGCCCTTCCTGGCTAATTCCCTCCCGCTTCAATACCTTAATAACGGTCATCCACAGGATTTTTAAATCTAACCCAAAATGACGATGGTCCACATACCAGACATCCAAATTAAAACGTTCCTCCCAAGAAACCAAATTTCGACCGTTCACTTGGGCCCATCCCGTTAATCCAGGTCTGATTTCATGACGTCTAATTTGATGCTCATCATATTCTAGCAAATACTCAACAAGCAGTGGGCGTGGTCCCACAAAACTCATTTCTCCCTTTAAAATATTAAATAACTCTGGAAGTTCATCCAAACTTGTTTGACGGAGAAATTGGCCAAATTTCGTGAGACGCATCTCATCTGATAATGGCTGCCCCTTTTTATCGACCGAGTTACTCATTGTTCGAAATTTATAGATTTTAAAAATTTGATTATCTTTCCCAACACGTTCTTGTACAAAAAATACGGGCCATCCCATCTTAATCCCAACTAAAACAGCGACTAGCAGTATAACAGGCGATAATAAAATAATTAAAACAAGACTCATCACAATATCAAAAACTCTCTTTCGCATCCTTATTCCCCTTTAAATAAAGACTTAATGATTTCGATAACATATTCTTGTTCTTCGATGGTCATCTTCGTATCAGATGGTAAACAAAGGCCACGATTGAAAACATCTTCACTCACTGAGTGATTATCGTCCATATAATAAGGATAATCTTTAAAAATCGGTTGCAGATGCATTGGCTTCCAAATCGGGCGTGATTCAATATTTTCAGCTTCTAAAGCCAAAATAATATCTAATGGTTTAATCTGACACTCTGCATCTAAAATGGCACAGCTTAACCAATAATTTGGTTCCCCGTACTCACGAATTGGCATCATATTAAGTCCTTCAATCTCTTTAAAGGCTTCTTCATATCGTTTGAAGATGGCTTTCTTTTGTTGAATTCGAGTTTCTAAGACTTGTAGTTGCCCTCGTCCAATTCCTGCCAATACGTTACTCATACGGTTATTGTATCCAAGTTCCTTATGTTCATAATGACGGGCGGCTTCTCGCGCCTGAGTTGCCCAAAATCGTGCTTTTTCAACATGAGCCTGATGATTTGAAATCATCATACCACCACCCGATGTTGTAATAATCTTATTGCCATTAAACGAATAAATTCCAATCTCACCGAGTGTTCCTGAAGCTTGGCCTTTGTACGTTGCACCTAATGATTCTGCCGCATCCTCTAAAATCGGGACCCCATGTTCATCACAAATAGCTTTGATTTCATCCATATCAGCACTTTGACCGTATAAATGGACAACCACGACAGCTTTTGGTGTATAATCTTCAAACGCTTTGCGAAGTGCATTTGGTGACATATTCCAAGAATTTATTTCCGAGTCAATAAAAACGGGCGTTGCTCCTTCATAGATAATTGGATTACAACTTGCTGAAAAGGTAAGTGTCGAACAAAACACCACATCACCTGGTGAAACACCAAGGGCTTTTAATCCTAAATGAATGGCTGCTGTCCCAGAAGATAGTGCTGCCGCATGTGAAGTTCCCA is a window of Turicibacter sanguinis DNA encoding:
- a CDS encoding glycosyltransferase; translated protein: MSNIDISIIVPIYNVATYLPKCIDSILNQSFKNFELILVNDGSPDKCGEICDSYAALDSRIVVIHKENGGVSSARNAGLDTARGNYIGFVDPDDYIDPEMYSTLFNLCKDRNADISVCKFAREINGKIQYNEEEKQIIELDNEHGMVELFKGILYRFSLCNKLFKMHCFEGIQFPEGRIHEDLSTTYLLFSKASKIVYQSFKGYIYVKREESILTSRYNEKRLQAFMGWQEIIEFIKQRYPKLINQVIACYSYFCLDHMTYVLSQLDDEKKQIEFLNVIRKYFKEEKYLILKSPILTIRNKFNLILLYINPNTVLYINDLKRGLR
- a CDS encoding adenylyltransferase/cytidyltransferase family protein; this encodes MKKYKVGYTTGVFDMFHVGHLNILKRAKEQCEYLIVGVSTDELVMGYKHKLPIIPFEERAEIVQSIEFVDLVVAQKSRDKIAAQHKLQFDVMFVGDDWKGKPLFMEVEKEFKRIGVDVVYFPYTKNTSSTILREKLMAI
- a CDS encoding CDP-glycerol glycerophosphotransferase family protein, with the translated sequence MKNQVKDSVHKILTNVCQALPIKQNKIFFESYYGSQYGCNPKYISEWITNHTSGNEFDVVWCLNNPIDITGVRVVRNRSLRYFYELATAKVIVTNFRTTIDFKKRMDQYYIQTWHSSLRLKQIEKDVEESLSKQYIHMAKMDSPKIDLLLSGCQVSTEIFNRAFWYKGEIFEAGSPRNDLFFMNNVALLEKIKNNLGISLETKIVLYAPTFRKNPRLDYYQLDFGNLTTDLNERFDGEWVCLVKLHPHLMNFSKQLTEGANVLDVTDYPDIQELLYISDVLISDYSSLMFDYALTKRPCFLYMSDYKEYTSHDRGLYFDLLSLPFISVFNQQELSQEIHQFNQENYEQEVVRFLNQVGSFEDGRCCERVVERIREVCYGGTTCEKI
- a CDS encoding glycosyltransferase family 2 protein; this encodes MKLPVVSIVVPIYNVENYVRKCIDSIISQTYQNIEIILVNDGSTDQSGQIISSYLEVDKRIRIFHKENGGLSDARNYGMRYITGEYVLFVDSDDWIDKSFVESLVNVSLIEAADIVQCGFYYTYDECLEYDNRWFNENDPYYVLNHHEAMKELIQNERIKNFAWGKLFKASLLHDIPFEKGVLFEDIFWMHQVFARIEKYVLIHQPLYFYRQRMDSIVAQYRIKNLDLIRGQIERKEFVVNYYPSLISEQDKIIVQSMLIHFNLLSMNETQDREKVYRTKLKDYLRMNQQSLFESIKNDRRLYWQLKIFLINPNLLQVERLINYSLRKIGIIEDYKELKKISFGG
- a CDS encoding glycosyltransferase translates to MKKKILIASYDLEVGGVERSLISMLEQFDYEQFEVDLLLYHHSGDFFPFLTNKINLLPQINQLASFRKPVVYLIKEGHFLLALSRIGANLKSKLEGTDGESVIQMQDMWKYSLPLLKSLDQEYDVAISFLWPHDYVAYKVKAKKKIAWIHTDYSKIRTDIKRDLKVWNRFNHIISISEDVTASFLSKYPSLENKISLVENIISPDFIKNQVNEEIKGFNSQDFNLVSVGRLCYAKGYDNAIKALRKLYDEGLTDIKWHIIGYGTDEEMLRALIKEYGLEDSFILHGKKINPYPYMKAADLYVQPSRYEGKAVTVTEAKILGKAVLITNYDTAHSQLEHGVDGYITDLSINGIVNGIKLLYSNYELKNKLELMTQRTNYGNSYELQKLYALM
- a CDS encoding glycosyltransferase family 1 protein codes for the protein MRVLHVVGAMNMGGTETMLMNVFRSINRNEIQFDFVSYSPNKAYYDDEILKLGGRIFHLNKTTSVKQLMKVIKENGPYDVIHSHTLFHCGIANLAGKLAGIPVRIAHAHTTLDNQSSVIRRTYINLMRQVIHFSSTNLLSCSQEAGKYLFGENKRYLYLPNLIDYSKFMMIDKAAVSSFKKQYHLENRYVIGHIGRFTEAKNHIFMINLMEKIVQINSNAYLVLVGEGSLKTDIEFLVKEKNLENHVLFLGLREDISTILHCFDVFLFPSIFEGLGLVLLEAQMCGVPCIVSEAIQPEADLGLGLMSQLRLTDNLDLWCEQVLNRSSSKLDDSQSLISALYEKGYTKEQVVGNLMNIYKGESA
- a CDS encoding EpsG family protein is translated as MQVFYTTLIVTFILGLITRLTSNKYKYIKYFFVFVITAIFVGVAGSRTGIGDTYFYKHTYELLAQNPVLPEDGRDIGFVIFQLILISISTNPQFLVFFTALITNVSTVFTMYRYHNYFELQLFMFITSGYWLTTMNGIRQAMAAAILFACTPLIIKKKFWLYCLIVVLLCSIHESALIMIPLYFVVQEKPWSKKIWMMIGFLGVGLILYDILEPIIFEILGNTNYGHYSEFDEGGSSFIRAFIGLLPVIGAYLFKDKLEKEWPESKIFVNMCLINGIILCFSMYNWIFARLSYYFLPYSFVLLPYILMKWPNLKQKRLLYYGFLVCYFIFMYYEQVLQGLGSGYKSIISLF
- a CDS encoding glycosyltransferase family 2 protein; protein product: MKPLLTVFTPAYNRAYTLSKCYESLKYQTNQSFNWLIIDDGSTDDTKELVTQWMAEGLLNITYHYQENQGMHGAHNTAYELIDTELNVCIDSDDYMPIDAVEKIVNYWSQHRSDSLAGFVGLDAFEDGTIIGTKLPVEVQSETLFNLYQKHGVRGDKKIVYRTDLTRDYPYPLFEGERYVGLAYKYYKIDQTHKLGLLNEVLCIVEYLPDGSSNSMWHQYRKNPKGFAFYRLENLKNPQASLSYKFKECVHYVSSCCLINNKSIFHENPQKFLTALASPLGYGLYRVILKKTSN
- a CDS encoding glycosyltransferase; this translates as MEKVLHILPMNQLSGAEKMALLICKHLTKYEPIVVTGGEVLKKVFEKEGIQAYSMNFSKAKLPLTLHQLKQTIKVHQIKLIHAHDNTATLAAYLTKRLYRLDVKVISHVHSCYPWLIGDNLNKKIDSYLRPRVDYNILCGELVKDHYVLNSDYFDEDSSYILSNAIDTTDLIKLPQINIQKIKNFYGIQENDFIFGFIGRLTEAKGLIPFIKEFVNFKGRFNDCKILLVGSGEQEGEIKQLIQEHSLQEYFIFTGFQEDIKQFYQLIDVFFLPSVYEGLPMVILEAMVNSLPVVSMNVGSIGELLKDDRGVLVYQGEYKQFIEEMIKLKNQVRKRSLLSRRGHKFVCENYGIASYQEKLESLYEVAVIGG